A region from the Streptosporangium sp. NBC_01756 genome encodes:
- a CDS encoding aldehyde dehydrogenase family protein, translating to MLTTALPGALLPAPESGTVPLTVVNPADGTAVAEVAGVGPDAAERAVSAAAAALPGWAAASPAARSAALHAIAADLKAAGEDTGPDNLALLMTRETGKRIAESRAEIAFSADFFSWFAEAAPQAATEQPLITPGRRFRVRRVPLGVVAAITPWNFPLSIPARKIAAALAAGCTVVLKPSELTPVSALRLVEICHRHLPAGALTTVTGDPVGLTAALTGDPRVAAVSFTGSTRVGGIVAQQCAARFLPAVLELGGRGPFVVGAEADLDTALDALMIAKFRNNGASCIAANNVFVHESHYHPFVERLAERVASLRIGDPADERTELGPLITAAQQRRIAGLVADADARGARVLSGPQPPEQGFFARPAVVECPDDVALWSEEIFGPVVAVRSFTGENALVEEVNGWGYGLGGYVCDSPDRARRLASALRIGIVGINNGAPNNPRVPFGGFGASGLGREGGLSGLLEFTGEQTLSEAV from the coding sequence ATGCTGACCACCGCCCTTCCCGGCGCCCTGCTGCCCGCACCCGAGTCGGGCACGGTCCCGCTGACCGTGGTCAACCCGGCTGACGGTACGGCCGTCGCCGAGGTCGCGGGGGTGGGGCCGGACGCGGCCGAGCGTGCCGTGTCCGCAGCCGCCGCCGCGCTGCCGGGCTGGGCCGCGGCCTCGCCCGCCGCCCGCTCGGCGGCGCTGCACGCGATCGCCGCCGACCTGAAGGCCGCGGGCGAGGACACCGGCCCGGACAACCTGGCCCTGCTGATGACGCGCGAGACCGGCAAGCGCATCGCGGAGTCGCGCGCCGAGATCGCCTTCTCAGCCGACTTCTTCTCCTGGTTCGCGGAGGCCGCGCCGCAGGCCGCCACCGAGCAGCCGCTCATCACGCCCGGCCGCCGGTTCCGCGTCCGGCGGGTGCCGCTCGGTGTGGTCGCCGCCATCACGCCGTGGAACTTCCCGCTGTCCATCCCCGCCCGCAAGATCGCAGCCGCGCTGGCCGCCGGCTGCACGGTGGTGCTCAAGCCCAGCGAGCTGACCCCGGTGTCCGCGCTACGACTGGTCGAGATCTGCCACCGGCACCTTCCGGCGGGCGCACTCACCACCGTGACGGGCGACCCCGTCGGGCTCACCGCCGCGCTCACCGGCGACCCGAGGGTGGCCGCGGTCAGCTTCACCGGCTCCACCCGGGTGGGCGGCATCGTGGCTCAGCAGTGCGCCGCCAGGTTCCTGCCGGCCGTACTGGAGCTCGGGGGCCGGGGGCCGTTCGTCGTCGGCGCCGAGGCGGACCTCGACACCGCGCTCGACGCCCTGATGATCGCCAAGTTCCGCAACAACGGGGCGTCCTGCATCGCGGCCAACAACGTGTTCGTGCACGAAAGCCACTACCACCCGTTCGTCGAGCGGCTCGCCGAACGGGTCGCGAGCCTGCGCATCGGTGACCCGGCGGACGAGCGCACCGAGCTCGGCCCGCTCATCACCGCGGCCCAGCAGCGGCGTATCGCCGGCCTGGTGGCGGACGCGGACGCGCGAGGCGCCCGCGTACTGTCCGGTCCCCAGCCTCCCGAGCAGGGGTTCTTCGCCCGGCCCGCGGTCGTGGAGTGCCCCGACGACGTCGCACTGTGGTCGGAGGAGATCTTCGGTCCCGTGGTGGCCGTCCGCTCCTTCACCGGTGAGAACGCCCTGGTCGAGGAGGTCAACGGCTGGGGCTACGGCCTGGGCGGCTATGTGTGCGACTCGCCCGACCGCGCCCGGAGGCTCGCCTCCGCCCTCCGGATCGGCATCGTCGGGATCAACAACGGCGCGCCCAACAACCCGCGGGTCCCCTTCGGGGGCTTCGGCGCCAGCGGTCTCGGCCGGGAAGGGGGTCTCTCCGGGCTGCTGGAGTTCACAGGTGAGCAGACCCTCAGCGAAGCCGTCTGA
- a CDS encoding mandelate racemase/muconate lactonizing enzyme family protein has translation MNLPIESVSVRVLSAPLRERVPMSFSALTARRSVLVTVRAGGVTGTGESWVNHPDWAWRERIATLDGLRPLLIGADAADPAALMADLAARLHGVARQWGAPGPLWQALSGVDMAVWDLLGRVHGRPVADLLADPSAGPPATRVPAYGSGVGPTGVEELTERALETGLTAVKIKVGFGEETDLATVRGVRAVAGPDLTVFADANQAWDPETARHMCTALAEHGVAWFEEPLAGDRPDDLGALAAATGVTVAGGENVYGAQAYAERLALPALAHIQPDPSKTAGISLSDQIGRMPGTARLSPHCYGGAATLAASVHLVAAAPRPGWVELDLRANPLRTDVADGLDIGADGSIPIPGGPGLGLAYHERTLDLYTQAGHG, from the coding sequence GTGAACCTCCCGATCGAGTCTGTTTCGGTGCGGGTCCTGAGCGCACCGCTGCGGGAACGGGTCCCGATGTCGTTCTCCGCCCTGACCGCGCGGCGCTCGGTGCTGGTCACCGTACGCGCGGGCGGGGTCACCGGGACGGGCGAGAGCTGGGTCAACCATCCCGACTGGGCGTGGCGTGAGCGGATCGCCACGCTCGACGGGCTGCGACCGCTGCTGATCGGCGCGGACGCCGCCGACCCCGCGGCGCTGATGGCCGATCTGGCCGCCCGCCTGCACGGCGTGGCACGGCAGTGGGGCGCGCCCGGGCCGCTGTGGCAGGCGCTCAGCGGTGTCGACATGGCGGTCTGGGACCTGCTCGGCCGCGTCCACGGCCGCCCGGTCGCCGACCTGCTCGCCGATCCGTCCGCGGGTCCGCCCGCCACCCGTGTCCCGGCGTACGGCAGCGGCGTCGGGCCGACCGGCGTCGAGGAGCTCACCGAACGCGCACTGGAGACGGGACTCACCGCGGTCAAGATCAAGGTCGGCTTCGGCGAGGAGACCGACCTGGCCACCGTCCGCGGCGTGCGCGCCGTCGCCGGACCGGACCTCACCGTGTTCGCCGACGCCAACCAGGCGTGGGACCCGGAGACCGCGCGGCACATGTGCACCGCGCTGGCCGAGCACGGGGTCGCGTGGTTCGAGGAGCCGCTCGCCGGTGACCGGCCGGACGACCTCGGAGCGCTCGCCGCGGCCACGGGGGTGACCGTCGCGGGGGGAGAGAACGTGTACGGCGCGCAGGCCTACGCCGAACGCCTGGCCCTGCCGGCGCTCGCCCACATCCAGCCCGATCCCTCGAAGACCGCCGGGATCAGCCTGAGCGACCAGATCGGCCGGATGCCCGGCACGGCCAGGCTGAGCCCGCACTGCTACGGCGGCGCCGCCACACTGGCCGCCTCCGTGCACCTCGTCGCCGCCGCACCCCGGCCCGGCTGGGTCGAGCTCGACCTGCGGGCCAACCCGCTGCGCACCGACGTCGCGGACGGGCTGGACATCGGCGCGGACGGCTCCATCCCGATCCCCGGCGGCCCGGGCCTCGGACTCGCCTACCACGAAAGAACGCTCGACCTGTACACCCAGGCCGGCCACGGCTGA
- a CDS encoding DeoR/GlpR family DNA-binding transcription regulator, whose translation MSSNALRYEAAPARRRAILEQVRVKGFSSIADLAEALGVSDMTVRRDVRRLDELGEVRVVHGGVSLPPGHEFSAREHENAGPKHRIGQAAARLIRPGDTIAVDAGTTTYALVAALPDTFGGSVVTHSVPVMQALLETPTARCVGLGGDLYPLSRAFVGPATVEAAARLRVRWCFLGAAAIDDRGCYGAYDLERPTKQALMDIADYVVLLADAGKFRGSAPVLLASMERLHAIVTDAEPPASVRQAMERHDVRLVIADGEDIRQEAP comes from the coding sequence GTGAGTTCAAACGCCCTGCGGTACGAGGCGGCACCCGCGCGACGCCGGGCCATCCTCGAACAGGTCCGTGTGAAGGGTTTCTCCTCGATCGCCGATCTGGCCGAGGCGCTCGGCGTCTCCGACATGACCGTCCGCCGGGACGTGCGCCGGCTCGACGAGCTCGGCGAGGTGCGCGTCGTCCACGGTGGTGTCAGCCTGCCCCCCGGTCATGAGTTCAGCGCCCGGGAGCACGAGAACGCCGGCCCCAAACACCGCATCGGCCAGGCCGCGGCACGGCTGATCCGGCCCGGAGACACGATCGCGGTGGACGCGGGCACCACGACGTACGCCCTCGTCGCCGCGCTGCCGGACACGTTCGGCGGGAGCGTGGTGACCCATTCGGTCCCGGTCATGCAGGCCCTCCTCGAAACACCGACCGCGCGCTGCGTCGGCCTGGGCGGTGACCTCTACCCGCTGAGCAGGGCCTTCGTCGGCCCCGCCACCGTGGAGGCGGCCGCCCGGCTCCGGGTCCGCTGGTGCTTCCTGGGCGCCGCGGCCATCGACGACCGCGGCTGCTACGGCGCCTACGATCTCGAACGGCCCACCAAGCAGGCCCTCATGGACATCGCCGACTACGTGGTGCTCCTCGCCGACGCCGGCAAGTTCCGCGGCTCGGCCCCCGTGCTGCTCGCGTCCATGGAGCGGCTGCACGCGATCGTCACCGACGCCGAGCCGCCGGCCTCGGTCCGGCAGGCCATGGAGCGGCACGACGTACGCCTGGTCATCGCGGACGGCGAGGACATCCGGCAGGAGGCGCCGTGA
- a CDS encoding carbohydrate kinase family protein, which yields MIGSPDAVFVGVATWDTVAQLPRLPAPDGRVVAEEIVGAGGGPAATAAVAFARLGLRPALVAAVGDDREGALIRDGLAAEGVDISDVHTVPGRPSGSCVVLVDRPRGSRAICVRPGPGLEIAPDSAAGQAVLSARLLHVDHLGWPAVEPLLAALPATAPRPLVCYDAGNLEPRRCPDGVDVYVPTLAALREVYGVRDPRSGSGPEPRSEDLVAPLRAAHAGGAARVVATDGAAGAVAADGAGFHRVPGLTGIDVRSTLGAGDVFHGALVAAFARDLPLPAALAYANAAAALSCRGLDGRSAIPGHEETAATAARHPATTLDHPPAVPSSR from the coding sequence ATGATCGGGTCGCCCGATGCGGTGTTCGTTGGTGTGGCCACCTGGGACACCGTCGCGCAGCTCCCCCGCCTTCCGGCCCCCGACGGCCGCGTGGTCGCCGAGGAGATCGTGGGGGCGGGCGGCGGCCCTGCCGCCACCGCCGCGGTCGCCTTCGCCCGGCTGGGTCTGCGTCCCGCCCTGGTCGCCGCCGTCGGCGACGACCGTGAGGGCGCGCTGATCCGCGACGGGCTCGCCGCCGAAGGAGTGGACATCTCGGACGTGCATACCGTGCCCGGCCGTCCGTCCGGCAGCTGCGTCGTCCTCGTCGACCGGCCACGCGGCTCCCGGGCGATCTGCGTACGCCCCGGCCCCGGGCTGGAGATCGCCCCGGACTCGGCGGCCGGCCAGGCCGTTCTGTCGGCCCGGCTGCTGCACGTGGACCATCTGGGCTGGCCGGCGGTCGAGCCGCTGCTCGCCGCGCTGCCCGCCACGGCACCACGCCCGCTGGTCTGCTACGACGCGGGAAACCTCGAACCCCGGCGCTGCCCGGATGGGGTGGACGTCTATGTCCCCACCCTCGCGGCCCTGCGCGAGGTCTACGGCGTCCGTGATCCGCGGAGCGGATCCGGACCGGAGCCCCGGTCCGAAGATCTCGTGGCGCCGCTACGGGCCGCGCACGCCGGTGGAGCGGCCCGGGTCGTCGCCACCGACGGCGCGGCCGGAGCCGTCGCGGCCGACGGGGCCGGTTTTCACCGGGTGCCCGGACTCACCGGCATCGACGTGCGGAGCACACTCGGTGCCGGTGACGTCTTCCACGGCGCCCTCGTCGCGGCGTTCGCCCGCGATCTACCGCTGCCCGCCGCGCTCGCCTACGCGAACGCGGCCGCGGCGCTGTCCTGCCGCGGCCTGGACGGGCGCAGCGCGATCCCCGGCCACGAGGAGACCGCGGCGACCGCCGCCCGCCACCCGGCGACCACGCTCGACCATCCGCCGGCCGTGCCGTCGTCCCGCTGA
- a CDS encoding TSUP family transporter yields MTAAMLLPMSLAVFAGAGTQRVTGLGFALVAGPLLTLLLGPADGVRLLNLLSLLSCLVVLPAVWREIDARQVFRLALPALLVLPVGAWAATRIPGGPLMVVEGVLVLAALYALRRFPNPRWLRGPAGAAGTGVASGLMNVTAGLGGPAMTLYATATGWERRSFVASMQLYSTLVNAGSITAKGLPDLPAHTLALSAVCVLSGAFAGHLISPHVGRRRIRQAVLAMAAAGGAAAIIKGVITL; encoded by the coding sequence ATGACGGCGGCGATGCTCCTGCCGATGTCGCTGGCCGTGTTCGCGGGCGCGGGCACCCAGCGGGTCACCGGCCTCGGCTTCGCCCTCGTGGCCGGCCCGCTGCTGACCCTGCTGCTCGGCCCGGCCGACGGGGTGCGGTTGCTCAACCTGCTGTCCCTGCTGTCCTGCCTGGTCGTGCTGCCCGCCGTGTGGCGCGAGATCGACGCCCGCCAGGTGTTCCGCCTCGCGCTGCCCGCCCTGCTGGTGCTGCCCGTCGGCGCCTGGGCCGCCACCCGGATCCCGGGCGGCCCGCTCATGGTCGTCGAGGGTGTCCTCGTCCTGGCCGCGCTGTACGCCCTGCGCCGGTTCCCGAACCCGCGCTGGTTGCGCGGCCCGGCCGGAGCCGCCGGGACCGGGGTCGCGTCCGGGCTCATGAACGTCACCGCGGGCCTGGGAGGTCCGGCGATGACCCTCTACGCGACCGCGACCGGCTGGGAGCGGCGGTCGTTCGTCGCCTCGATGCAGTTGTACTCGACGCTGGTCAACGCCGGTTCCATCACGGCCAAGGGACTGCCGGACCTGCCCGCGCACACGCTCGCGCTGTCGGCGGTCTGCGTGCTCTCCGGGGCCTTCGCCGGGCACCTGATCAGCCCGCACGTCGGCCGCCGGCGGATACGCCAGGCCGTACTCGCCATGGCAGCCGCCGGTGGAGCGGCCGCGATCATCAAGGGAGTGATCACACTATGA
- a CDS encoding zinc-dependent alcohol dehydrogenase, producing MNDRHASGDRQVILGADGAVHVEAVPADPAGGPGDVLLAPVHLGICGSDVHVLRRSHPFVSPPVVTGHECVARVLATGPDVTSCAVGDLVVVNPLISCGTCDRCRAGAANQCASAKVLGFGLPGLARDRVVVAGRFCHRVPPGVPARTAVLTEPLAVGWHAAGRAPRPGRTLIIGGGPVGLAVLLALRTRGGAGHITLVEPVPAKRALAAAFGADEVVAPGELPSGLQVDTAFDCVAVAGTLATAATATVPGGTLVVVGVPAGDTSLPLARLQRWEIDVRGTGLYTDEDIAAVLEHLPSGPDAPDSRDGGDRLPDVTRLITAAYPVERAADAFAATGDPDQIKVLIDWPDPAAPDA from the coding sequence ATGAACGACAGGCATGCCTCCGGTGACCGGCAGGTCATCCTGGGAGCGGACGGCGCGGTGCACGTGGAGGCGGTCCCCGCCGACCCCGCCGGGGGACCGGGCGACGTCCTGCTCGCCCCCGTCCATCTGGGCATCTGCGGAAGCGACGTGCACGTCCTGCGGCGGTCGCACCCGTTCGTCTCCCCACCGGTCGTCACCGGGCACGAGTGCGTCGCCCGGGTGCTCGCGACCGGCCCGGACGTGACCTCGTGCGCCGTCGGCGACCTCGTCGTGGTCAATCCGCTGATCAGTTGCGGGACCTGCGACCGGTGCCGGGCGGGCGCCGCCAACCAGTGCGCGTCCGCGAAGGTGCTGGGGTTCGGACTGCCAGGGCTGGCCCGCGACCGCGTCGTCGTGGCGGGCAGGTTCTGCCACCGGGTGCCACCGGGTGTGCCGGCCCGCACCGCCGTCCTGACGGAACCGCTCGCGGTCGGCTGGCACGCCGCCGGGCGGGCACCCCGGCCGGGCCGGACCCTGATCATCGGCGGTGGCCCGGTCGGCCTGGCCGTGCTCCTCGCCCTCCGCACCCGGGGCGGGGCCGGCCACATCACGCTCGTCGAACCGGTTCCCGCCAAACGCGCGCTGGCTGCGGCCTTCGGCGCGGACGAGGTCGTCGCCCCCGGCGAGCTCCCGTCCGGCCTCCAGGTGGACACCGCGTTCGACTGCGTCGCGGTGGCGGGAACGCTGGCCACCGCGGCGACGGCGACCGTACCCGGCGGAACGCTCGTGGTCGTGGGCGTACCGGCCGGAGACACCAGTCTTCCGCTGGCGCGGCTGCAGCGCTGGGAGATCGACGTCCGCGGCACCGGCCTCTACACGGACGAGGACATCGCCGCGGTCCTCGAACACCTGCCGTCCGGCCCGGACGCCCCCGACAGCCGGGACGGCGGAGACCGCCTCCCCGATGTGACCCGGCTCATCACGGCCGCCTACCCGGTCGAACGCGCCGCCGACGCCTTCGCCGCGACCGGCGACCCCGACCAGATCAAGGTCCTGATCGACTGGCCCGACCCAGCGGCCCCGGACGCCTGA
- a CDS encoding MFS transporter, with amino-acid sequence MSPTQPSPSTTPAPAPKMTKVVLGSFAGALMEWYDFFVFGTASALVLGKLFFPSDNPTLSTISAFATYGVGFLARPIGGIVFGHFGDRVGRKKTLIATLSIVGLSTFLIGLLPTYDAVGIWAPVLLVLLRLLQGFGLGGEYGGAALMTVEHAPRDRRGFWGSIPQAAASTGIMLATGIFALVTRLPDAQLYSWGWRVPFLVSAVLLIVGLFIRAKVGETPEFERLKREGTVAKRPLFDVFREPRTVGLTFGARVAEAVSSNVGNAFAISYISTQLMVAKSVPLNAMLVASALGIVATPIFGAMTDRYGRRPIYLAGAVFVTVAAFPFFMLLNTTSEALIWLALITMYIFGPTLMFAGQATFFTELFGRNVRYTGLSIAYQGSAVVGGLTPLIAASLLSSAGGTPWLVAGFVSLTGLLTIWCVFRSPETHHRTATAHRGRTAPAG; translated from the coding sequence GTGTCCCCTACGCAACCATCCCCCAGCACCACACCGGCGCCCGCTCCCAAGATGACCAAGGTCGTCCTCGGCAGCTTCGCCGGGGCGCTCATGGAGTGGTACGACTTCTTCGTCTTCGGCACCGCCTCGGCGCTGGTGCTCGGCAAGCTCTTCTTCCCCAGTGACAATCCCACGCTCAGCACCATCAGCGCGTTCGCGACGTACGGCGTCGGCTTCCTGGCCCGTCCGATCGGAGGCATCGTCTTCGGCCACTTCGGCGACCGGGTGGGACGCAAGAAGACGCTCATCGCCACGCTGAGCATCGTCGGGCTCTCGACGTTCCTGATCGGACTGCTGCCCACCTACGACGCGGTCGGCATCTGGGCGCCGGTCCTGCTCGTCCTGCTGCGCCTGCTGCAGGGCTTCGGTCTCGGCGGCGAGTACGGCGGGGCGGCGCTGATGACCGTCGAGCACGCCCCCCGCGACCGGCGGGGCTTCTGGGGGTCCATCCCACAGGCCGCCGCCTCGACCGGCATCATGCTGGCCACCGGCATCTTCGCGCTGGTCACCCGGCTCCCCGACGCGCAGCTGTACTCCTGGGGCTGGCGCGTGCCGTTCCTGGTCAGCGCGGTCCTGCTGATCGTCGGCCTGTTCATCCGCGCCAAGGTCGGCGAGACCCCCGAGTTCGAGCGGCTCAAGCGCGAGGGAACGGTCGCCAAGAGACCGCTTTTCGACGTCTTCCGTGAGCCGCGGACCGTCGGCCTCACCTTCGGTGCCCGCGTCGCCGAAGCCGTCTCCTCCAATGTGGGCAACGCCTTCGCGATCTCCTACATCTCGACCCAGCTCATGGTCGCCAAATCGGTGCCGCTGAACGCCATGCTGGTCGCATCCGCGCTCGGCATCGTCGCCACACCGATATTCGGCGCCATGACCGACCGGTACGGCCGCCGGCCCATCTACCTGGCCGGCGCCGTCTTCGTCACGGTCGCCGCGTTCCCCTTCTTCATGCTGCTCAACACGACCTCCGAGGCGCTCATCTGGCTGGCGCTGATCACCATGTACATCTTCGGGCCGACGCTGATGTTCGCGGGCCAGGCCACCTTCTTCACCGAGCTGTTCGGGCGCAACGTCCGTTACACCGGTCTGTCGATCGCCTACCAGGGGTCGGCCGTGGTGGGCGGGCTCACGCCGCTCATCGCCGCCTCCCTCCTGTCCTCAGCCGGCGGCACGCCGTGGCTGGTGGCCGGCTTCGTCAGCCTGACCGGCCTGCTGACGATCTGGTGCGTGTTCCGCAGCCCCGAAACCCACCACCGCACGGCCACCGCCCACCGGGGCCGCACCGCGCCCGCCGGCTGA
- a CDS encoding TOBE domain-containing protein: MTTFRISEAAALLGVSPDTVRRWVDVGRLPAHRDEHGHRTVAGADLAAFARSQIETGNDSGRSSARNRFRGIVTEVVKDAVMAQVEIAAGPYRVVSLMSRQAADELGLEVGVVAIAVIKSTNVVVEIPDHTRPVSQ, encoded by the coding sequence GTGACGACGTTTCGGATCAGCGAGGCCGCCGCGCTGCTCGGAGTCAGCCCCGACACCGTCCGCCGCTGGGTCGACGTCGGCCGGCTTCCGGCTCACCGGGACGAGCACGGTCACCGGACGGTGGCCGGTGCGGATCTGGCCGCGTTCGCACGCTCCCAGATCGAGACCGGGAACGACTCGGGGCGTTCTTCGGCGCGCAACCGCTTCCGCGGGATCGTGACCGAAGTGGTCAAGGACGCGGTGATGGCCCAGGTGGAGATCGCCGCCGGGCCGTACCGGGTGGTGTCGCTGATGAGCCGCCAGGCCGCCGACGAGCTGGGCCTGGAGGTGGGGGTGGTGGCGATCGCCGTGATCAAGTCCACCAACGTCGTCGTGGAGATCCCCGACCACACTCGCCCGGTGAGTCAATAA
- the modA gene encoding molybdate ABC transporter substrate-binding protein: protein MFRRLSRWAGPLPLALVLAVSLSGCGAGGSAAPSSASASPAGADTTLTVFAAASLTGTFTELGRIFEAAHPGTSVKFNFGSSATLAQQIVQGAPADVFAAASPATMKTVTDAGPATAPVTFVRNTLQIAVPAGNPAHVDELKDLTDPKVKVALCAEQVPCGAAAVKALDAAGLKVTPVTLEQDVKATLTKVELGEVDAALVYTTDVPAAAGKVKGIDFPEADKAINDYPIAALSGAPAPEPAKQFVDLVLSPQGRDVLTKAGFEAP, encoded by the coding sequence GTGTTCAGGCGTCTTTCCCGGTGGGCCGGCCCGCTCCCGCTCGCCCTCGTCCTGGCCGTCAGCCTGTCCGGATGCGGAGCCGGCGGTTCGGCCGCCCCCTCCTCGGCCTCCGCTTCCCCGGCTGGTGCGGACACGACGCTGACGGTGTTCGCCGCCGCGTCGTTGACCGGTACGTTCACCGAGCTCGGCAGGATCTTCGAGGCGGCCCACCCGGGCACATCGGTGAAGTTCAACTTCGGCTCCAGCGCCACACTGGCCCAGCAGATCGTCCAGGGGGCCCCGGCCGACGTCTTCGCCGCCGCCAGCCCGGCCACCATGAAGACCGTCACCGACGCCGGGCCGGCCACCGCCCCGGTCACGTTCGTCCGCAACACGTTGCAGATCGCCGTCCCGGCCGGCAACCCCGCGCACGTGGACGAGCTGAAGGATCTGACCGACCCGAAGGTCAAGGTCGCCCTGTGCGCCGAGCAGGTGCCGTGCGGAGCGGCGGCGGTCAAGGCGCTGGACGCGGCCGGCCTGAAGGTCACCCCGGTCACCCTGGAACAGGACGTCAAGGCCACGCTGACCAAGGTCGAGCTCGGCGAGGTCGACGCGGCCCTGGTCTACACGACCGACGTGCCGGCCGCCGCGGGCAAGGTGAAGGGGATCGACTTCCCCGAGGCCGACAAGGCGATCAACGACTATCCGATCGCGGCGCTGTCCGGAGCACCCGCGCCGGAGCCGGCCAAGCAGTTCGTCGACCTGGTCCTCTCCCCTCAGGGCAGGGACGTGCTGACCAAGGCCGGCTTCGAGGCTCCCTAA
- a CDS encoding ABC transporter permease codes for MTPSSAPTGRDGARRGPGSAGGVAGRVPWILVVPAVLGMAFLVLPLAGLLVRAPWPTLLERLGEPQVLEALRLSLVTATLATLVCLLLGVPLAWLLARVAFPGRRLVRALVTVPLVLPPVVGGVALLLVLGRRGLIGQWLDATFGVTLPFTTAGVVVAEAFVAMPFLVISVEGALRAADLRFEEAAATLGASRWIIFRRVTLPLVAPGITAGAVLCWARALGEFGATITFAGNFPGRTQTMPLAVYLALESEPEAAIVLSLVLLAVSVVILASLRARWTEIR; via the coding sequence ATGACACCGTCTTCGGCACCGACCGGCCGGGACGGCGCGCGGCGCGGTCCCGGCTCGGCGGGCGGAGTCGCGGGCCGCGTCCCCTGGATCCTGGTCGTGCCCGCCGTACTCGGCATGGCCTTCCTGGTGCTGCCACTGGCCGGGCTGCTGGTCCGCGCCCCCTGGCCCACCCTGCTCGAACGACTGGGCGAGCCGCAGGTGCTGGAAGCGCTACGGCTGTCGCTGGTGACCGCGACCCTGGCCACGCTGGTGTGCCTGCTCCTCGGTGTGCCGCTGGCCTGGCTGCTGGCCCGCGTCGCCTTCCCCGGCCGGCGCCTGGTGCGTGCCCTGGTCACCGTCCCCCTGGTACTGCCTCCGGTGGTGGGCGGCGTCGCGCTCCTGCTCGTACTGGGCCGGCGTGGCCTGATCGGTCAGTGGCTAGACGCCACCTTCGGCGTCACCTTGCCGTTCACCACCGCCGGGGTCGTGGTCGCCGAGGCCTTCGTCGCCATGCCGTTCCTGGTCATCAGCGTCGAAGGCGCGCTGCGCGCGGCCGACCTGCGCTTCGAGGAGGCCGCCGCCACCCTGGGAGCCTCCCGCTGGATCATCTTCCGCCGCGTCACGCTGCCCCTGGTCGCCCCGGGCATCACGGCCGGAGCCGTGCTGTGCTGGGCCCGCGCGCTGGGCGAGTTCGGGGCCACCATCACCTTCGCCGGCAATTTCCCCGGCCGGACCCAGACCATGCCGCTGGCGGTCTATCTCGCGCTGGAGAGCGAACCCGAGGCGGCCATCGTGCTCAGCCTCGTGCTGCTGGCCGTCTCCGTCGTCATCCTGGCCAGCCTGCGCGCCAGATGGACGGAGATCCGATGA
- a CDS encoding ABC transporter ATP-binding protein: protein MTLHAHLVVTRPGFRLDLDLEVPTGQVVALLGPNGAGKTTALRTLAGLTALSDGHITLDGRPLHTLATERRPIGVVFQEYLLFPHLSAMENVAFGPRCHGASRADARRTATAWLQRVGLADQVASRPRQLSGGQAQRVALARALAVEPRLLLLDEPLAALDAHTRLEIRSRLRRHLADFDGATVLVTHDPLDAMVLADRLVVIEDGAVVQQGTPAEVARRPRTDYVARLVGLNLYRGIAADRRVTVGDVIFSVADHLDGPAFVAFSPAAVALYRTRPDGTPRNLWRARIEGIERHGDNVRVHLDGPITASADVTPAAVADLDLTSGQQVWASVKATETHAYPA, encoded by the coding sequence ATGACCCTGCACGCCCACCTCGTCGTCACCCGGCCCGGTTTCCGGCTGGACCTCGACCTCGAAGTCCCCACGGGGCAGGTCGTCGCGCTGCTCGGCCCCAACGGCGCGGGCAAGACCACCGCGCTGCGCACCCTGGCCGGCCTCACCGCCCTGTCGGACGGCCACATCACCCTGGACGGCCGGCCGCTGCACACGCTCGCCACCGAGCGCCGCCCGATCGGCGTGGTCTTCCAGGAATACCTGCTGTTCCCGCATCTGTCGGCCATGGAGAACGTCGCCTTCGGGCCCCGCTGCCACGGTGCGTCCAGAGCCGACGCCCGCCGTACGGCCACCGCGTGGCTGCAGCGCGTCGGCCTGGCCGACCAGGTGGCCTCCAGACCCCGGCAGCTGTCGGGCGGCCAGGCCCAGCGTGTCGCCCTGGCGCGGGCACTGGCCGTGGAGCCGCGACTGCTGCTGCTGGACGAGCCCCTGGCCGCACTGGACGCCCACACCCGCTTGGAGATCCGTTCCCGGCTCCGCCGCCATCTGGCCGACTTCGACGGCGCCACCGTCCTGGTCACCCACGACCCGCTGGACGCCATGGTGCTCGCCGACCGGCTGGTGGTCATCGAGGACGGCGCCGTCGTCCAGCAGGGCACCCCCGCCGAGGTGGCCCGCCGCCCGCGTACCGACTACGTCGCCCGCCTGGTCGGCCTCAACCTCTACCGCGGCATCGCCGCCGACCGGCGGGTGACCGTCGGCGACGTGATCTTCAGCGTCGCCGACCACCTCGACGGCCCCGCGTTCGTCGCCTTCTCCCCCGCTGCGGTCGCCCTGTACCGCACCCGTCCGGACGGCACCCCGCGCAACCTGTGGCGGGCCAGGATCGAGGGCATAGAACGGCATGGCGACAACGTCCGCGTCCATCTGGACGGGCCGATCACAGCCTCGGCCGATGTCACCCCCGCGGCCGTGGCCGACCTCGACCTGACCTCCGGCCAGCAGGTCTGGGCGTCGGTCAAGGCCACCGAGACCCACGCCTACCCCGCCTGA